Within the Miscanthus floridulus cultivar M001 chromosome 2, ASM1932011v1, whole genome shotgun sequence genome, the region CAttgaaaaatatgtactgcaacatcgaaaaaatatGTATTGCAACAAcgaaaattatgtactgcaacataaaaaaatatgtactacaactgcaacataaaaaaaatatactgcaacatcgaaaattatgtgcTACAACATCAAAAATTGTGTACTGAAACATCTCAAGCAGTAGTACCGCAACATCGTAAAGACATCTGTTGCAACGACCcaaaaatctcattgtaacattaaaaaatcatctgttgcaacatccaaaaaaaCCCATTGCAATACGGGAGAAACAACAAAAAAGCATACAAAATAGcccctgacccatcagctcaagcTCGCCGGAGAGAGGAGGAAATAGGGCTCTAGAGCTTGCCAAAACCCTAGCCACTACCACATCCCctcagatctagaggaggaggagggctcataTCTAGAGAAAGACCAACCTACCTCATCGAAGTCGCTGGTGGGGGGAGCAGGAGCCGGGTCACTAGGGGCGTTGGGTAGCAGGTTGCGGAGGGGGGAGAGTGTAAGATGATTTAGCTATAGTAATGCCTAGCAACGTGATCATGTAGATAGATCGAGATGGTAGCACGTGAGACAcagagatttatactagttcaaggctatcgatggggaaccctacgggcccctcCATAGACCGTACTACAGGGAAGTGGGCCTTGGTAATAAGGcccacagcccaatcgccaagaagagcacggagcaaagcaacgtgcaagatCAAAACTCCAATTcagactatacaaggaaaggcgcccgaagcatagcttaggactctgaccttgtatctgagtagaacacaaacaactcctctcagcacctggactataaagggctggtgaggatatcccttATAAACGACTAAACACATACCCAATACTTAAAGCAAtacgacgcaaacaggctaacgccgaactggacgtaaggttattactcgaccaagttgagggcccaaaccagtatgaatcgtgagtctctttgcataaccgccgagttccactattcgccgaagcctgaaaaactatcccgggtacccccgtggcaggctatcggtggtaaaacaccaacaactggcgcgccaggtaggggctttcgacaaATTTTTTCTCGAGAGCTCGGCGGACCTCGACCTCAAGATGGCTTTTCCGGCGGAAACAACCTTCGTCTTCGGATCCTGGATCTATGAGGCTAACAACGATGGCAAGCTATGTACCCGTctccaagaagaaaaagaactcgACAACAAAGTTGAATATGAACtcgccgagaagatgatgaaACTTTCAACTTCGGATCCaactcagaatgaagaagaaagcAGATACGAAACTGACTCTGAGAAAGAGATGCAACCCGactccaagacaatcttcacagcgaaagagccaagcctaattggaccTGGAGACGCAACAACGATCGTGATGGAATACAACACGTACGACTCTAAGAAGAACTCAGGAACGTACGTACTATACAACACAGCATCAATCTACCAACACTTTACCCaagacaagatgaactcagcaagaaaaatactcctagagggagcacaagaagggatgatcatgacaatTACCCcacaagattgtgtggtgcattggccgggttctttcacctcaagcaaagcctAGACTAGCACGTACaatgaagaactaccttatcaagagggaaaagaactcggatctaGCTCAGAAACTACCGATAGCTCAACCAAATGAAGGATGAAGTACCGTACAAGAAGAGCTTAGAAGAAGTACACTGTATACATGgtggagcagttagaacaacctttggaaccaccacagataccagatataaaatcttcagatgaatcagaaggcaacatctcacCAGATGAGAAAAGTGATagcaacgaaaatgatgagcaaaggctagcaagactaaagaagaataaAATGAAGGCTGGAAGAAGGAacagggctaaacaaaggaagcaaatctGGAATAAGTACATGGCGAAactaacggaatacaacagaaagaaggcagAAAGAGAAGCCGcaaaaagtacaaaaagggaaagaattgaagaattaacaaaggagttgcacaccctcacgaataacggaaaaacaaaggaagatcagaagaaagaagacgggggatcagaaaaacaacccggcaaagaagttccacaggagccacaaggAGAGGAACCACCCAAAAAATCAAGTTTTCAATGGCTAGGACCAGTAGAGAGTGCTGATGTTAATGGAAGGCAGGAACattactcaaagcaacaagaaagaggcaaaccagaattgagccaacactaccaagaaatatcaagaagatttgacaaagaagatgactacggagagtccgagttaaaagaagacaggtcttattaTAGAAGGGCAAGATCACCAGGCTACGGAAGAACGGAACCATACGACATATTCCCTTGTTTCGTAGGAAgactacaaacattgaagctaccacacaaatttaaaccagcaaatcattccaagtacgatggcaaagtagaaccaagacaatggctaagagtttattcccaatctattgagttagccagaggagatgacgacatcatggctctatttttcccaatggccctcgaagcaatgccactacaatggtttgacaaattgaggccaagatcaatcagatattgggaagacttgcaagaagctttctgcaacaactttgTAGGCATTATTATCCATCTAATGACCATAGCCGAGTTGAAAGGAGTaaggcaaaggagaggagaaagtctaagggaatacatTAGAAGATTcagagaattcagggctcaagtccacgacattaccGATAGAGAAGTGATAGAAGCCTTTGCGAAAGGAATCTtagcaaactggcaatacaaagactatttcaatgagaacccaagaacaaatgaagatttcaagaggattgttgaaaagctgatttcatcagaagaaagaacccggcatcggtttgctagggacaacctagaaaataGAAGACCTGATTatagacagcaagacaaaaggccAAGGTAGGACAACctggtggcaaccacagacacCAAGAGAAGATACAATGACAATAGCAACGGTGGCAattacaatggcaactacaacaataacaacaacagtaacaacagcgggtacaacagtaatagcaactatcggA harbors:
- the LOC136537059 gene encoding uncharacterized protein, whose amino-acid sequence is MVEQLEQPLEPPQIPDIKSSDESEGNISPDEKSDSNENDEQRLARLKKNKMKAGRRNRAKQRKQIWNKYMAKLTEYNRKKAEREAAKSTKRERIEELTKELHTLTNNGKTKEDQKKEDGGSEKQPGKEVPQEPQGEEPPKKSSFQWLGPVESADVNGRQEHYSKQQERGKPELSQHYQEISRRFDKEDDYGESELKEDRDNISKNNSNLFGESSQKKHRSIH